One part of the Diadema setosum chromosome 22, eeDiaSeto1, whole genome shotgun sequence genome encodes these proteins:
- the LOC140245163 gene encoding uncharacterized protein — protein MAAAAPKKKREKREAAATPVATVGEDTASRRKLTSQCGPTPSDLCGTSSDILGSNLITSLLVLNAALVEFKDHHCHGEIHISVFLISGVLQFAEADKQRSGLCSTLVLQCSVCKTEHSFKTSANVAEGAGQSAEINRRSVIAAVEVGLGREGLADFCSYMNLPSPVNSKSFQEHLNNLKSQSEATAEQQMTEAAGRVRAHIVEENPELAGEEVLDVAVSYDGTWHKRGFVSNHGVGVVISMDTGEVLDREVLSKDCRECKLRDGWDRDTEEFRKWWDGHKDNCLGGHKGSSGKMEVDAAVAIWGRSEEKHRLRYRYMVSDGDSKAFRAVEDTYGEDCKVEKLDCVGHVGKRMFNHLDKFRKSGNHSQEFRKLLNKRGAGRGAGCLHGNADEGTVGRLSKLYRNTVRSGSRGIIRNDEDKARATKNLQEAILAILYHSCKVDDEIRHQYCPDNAWCEYRKHGKMEDKDHHLDGRLLEPLLPVFQRLSDESLLSRCLPGYTQNQNEAFNQLIWKRCPKHVWRTAKVVHIAVNMAVMAFNCGAEIGRYRLLTSLNLSMGAHALLSARRKDNSRLRGADRRAGEASKTKRVADREGNKAKEEGYLEEEVVMYEAGGF, from the exons ATGGCGGCCgcag CCCCcaagaagaagagggagaagCGTGAAGCAGCCGCTACACCTGTTGCCACTGTTGGGGAGGACACTGCTTCTAGGAGAAAGCTGACCTCCCAGTGTGGTCCCACACCTTCAGATCTGTGTGGGACCAGCTCTGACATCTTGGGCTCAAATCTGATAACAAGCCTGCTCGTGCTGAATGCAGCTTTAGTCGAATTCAAAGACCATCATTGCCATGGAG AAATTCATATatctgtgtttttaatttcaggCGTTCTGCAGTTTGCTGAAGCTGACAAGCAACGAAGTGGTCTCTGTAGCACCCTTGTCCTCCAGTGCTCTGTCTGCAAGACAGAGCACAGCTTCAAAACATCTGCCAATGTAGCGGAGGGTGCTGGGCAGTCTGCAGAAATCAACCGCCGCTCTGTCATCGCAGCAGTGGAGGTGGGGCTGGGACGTGAAGGACTGGCTGACTTCTGCTCATATATGAACCTTCCATCCCCAGTCAACTCAAAAAGCTTCCAGGAGCACCTGAACAACTTGAAGTCTCAGAGCGAAGCA ACAGCTGAGCAGCAGATGACAGAGGCCGCCGGTCGTGTCCGGGCTCATATTGTGGAGGAGAACCCAGAGCTGGCGGGGGAGGAGGTGCTGGATGTGGCAGTGTCATATGATGGGACTTGGCATAAGAGAGGGTTTGTGTCTAAtcatggggtgggggtggtAATTAGCATGGACACAGGGGAGGTGTTAGACAGGGAGGTTCTTTCTAAGGATTGTAGAGAATGTAAGCTAAGGGATGGGTGGGATAGGGATACAGAGGAGTTTAGGAAGTGGTGGGATGGGCATAAGGACAATTGTTTGGGAGGGCACAAGGGATCTAGTGGGAAAATGGAAGTAGATGCAGCAGTAGCAATATGGGGTAGGTCAGAAGAGAAGCATAGGCTAAGGTATAGGTACATGGTAAGCGATGGGGATAGTAAGGCATTTAGGGCAGTAGAAGACACATATGGGGAGGATTGTAAAGTAGAGAAGTTAGACTGTGTAGGACATGTAGGGAAGCGTATGTTTAATCATTTAGATAAGTTTAGGAAGAGTGGGAACCATAGTCAGGAATTTAGGAAGTTGCTAAATAAGCGGGGGGCTGGACGTGGGGCAGGGTGTTTACATGGTAATGCGGATGAGGGGACAGTAGGTAGGCTTAGTAAGTTATACAGAAATACAGTTCGTAGTGGTAGCCGGGGGATAATTAGGAATGATGAAGATAAGGCCAGGGCAACTAAGAATTTGCAGGAGGCAATACTGGCTATTCTCTATCACAGCTGCAAAGTTGATGATGAGATACGCCACCAGTACTGCCCTGACAACGCTTGGTGTGAGTACAGAAAACACGGCAAGATGGAGGACAAGGACCACCATCTTGATGGGCGGCTCCTTGAGCCCCTCTTGCCTGTGTTCCAGCGACTCAGTGACGAAAGTCTTCTCTCGAGATGTCTTCCAGGGTACACCCAGAACCAGAATGAAGCTTTCAACCAGCTCATCTGGAAAAGGTGTCCCAAACACGTATGGAGGACTGCCAAAGTTGTTCACATTGCAGTCAATATGGCTGTAATGGCGTTCAACTGCGGCGCCGAGATCGGTCGCTACAGACTGCTAACTAGCCTCAATCTCTCAATGGGAGCTCATGCCTTGTTGTCTGCACGTAGGAAGGATAACTCTAGATTACGGGGAGCAGATAGAAGGGCTGGGGAGGCTAGTAAGACAAAGAGGGTGGCAGATAGGGAGGGAAATAAGGCTAAGGAGGAGGGTTATTTAGAAGAGGAAGTGGTAATGTACGAGGCAGGTGGTTTCTAG
- the LOC140245444 gene encoding uncharacterized protein, protein MAATVRSSTRLKSRKSFQMPSRDDVLDQIEADRTPHKGFSQLRPRKLIHDLVKGHNRYNNLDPISLYDDDAMSDFIDDGNEDDSRDEEENDSSTSEDDDSGNDETSGNENSDDDDDDSTSDEVEIVYKLHIRYSQRKSKVRRKKRSFQLISDEESDKDNNNNDSSSKLQTCPRKRGGRKKMKEITRHDKSSAVRQHGEEKPDVEWDVEELGISESTKLRRRKRRATLESSDDDTPQEDEDEDQKIGMRCGGKKRRRTICSSDEDT, encoded by the exons ATGGCCGCAACAGTGAGGAGCTCAACGAGACTCAAGTCAAGGAAGTCTTTTCAGATGCCATCCAGAGACGATGTGCTCGATCAAATTGAGGCTGACCGCACACCTCACAAAGGCTTCAGTCAACTTCGACCAAGAAAGCTGATCCATGATCTTGTGAAAGG GCACAATCGATACAACAATTTGGATCCCATCTCCCTGTATGACGATGACGCCATGTCAGACTTCATTGATGATGGCAACGAAGATGACAGCAGGGATGAAGAAGAGAATGATTCCAGCACATCTGAAGATGATGACAGTGGTAATGATGAAACTTCTGGTAATGAAaattctgatgatgatgatgatgacagtacTTCTGATGAAGTTGAGATAGTTTATAAACTGCACATCAGGTACAGCCAGAGAAAGAGTAAGGTgagaaggaagaaaaggagCTTCCAGTTGATTTCAGATGAAGAAAGCgacaaagacaacaacaacaatgatagcAGCAGCAAGTTGCAAACTTGTCCGAGGAAGAGAGGAGGCAGAAAAAAGATGAAGGAGATTACTCGGCATGATAAATCTTCAGCAGTAAGACAACACGGCGAAGAGAAGCCTGATGTAGAATGGGATGTGGAGGAATTAGGTATCAGTGAAAGTACAAAGTTGAGGCGTCGTAAAAGAAGGGCAACATTGGAGAgcagtgatgatgacacacctcAAGAGGATGAAGATGAGGATCAGAAAATTGGAATGAGATGCGGTGGTAAGAAGAGGAGAAGAACAATTTGTAGCAGTGATGAGGATACTTAa